One region of Salinibacterium sp. TMP30 genomic DNA includes:
- a CDS encoding DUF1972 domain-containing protein, with product MKNRISANARLPNARQPTVRILGTHGVPAAYGGFETAAENVALFLRDRGWRTIVYCQVPGTGPATTDVWNGIERVMIPQPRDGWLGTASFDLASIRHASRHRDVCLTFGYNTAVFNIIQRLKRIPNIINMDGIEWSRARWGKGRQAILWVNERIACWVGNSLIADHPVIEQYLATRARRSKLITITYGAHAVEQADPLPVTSRGLTPGHYLTLICRPIPENSILELVTAFSREERGHQLAIFGTYDDSDPYARAVREAASDEVVFVGPIYEPHEVASLRFHSLGYLHGHTVGGTNPSLVEAMAAGNAVIAHDNAYNRWVAGDGALYFSDVDDAAEHISTLLGSPQQRHALAAASRSRHLTEFTWEHVAGQYEDVLKLYVDAPPLVPPFEDSAQPSQQPAEVHEREEPREKSA from the coding sequence TTGAAAAACCGCATTTCAGCAAACGCCCGTCTTCCGAACGCCCGCCAGCCAACTGTGCGCATCCTAGGCACTCATGGGGTTCCCGCCGCCTATGGTGGCTTCGAAACCGCGGCGGAAAATGTCGCTCTCTTTCTTCGCGACCGGGGGTGGCGCACCATCGTCTACTGTCAGGTTCCGGGAACCGGGCCAGCGACAACAGATGTGTGGAATGGCATCGAGCGAGTCATGATCCCCCAACCTCGTGACGGCTGGTTGGGCACGGCAAGCTTCGATCTTGCCTCGATCCGACACGCGTCACGACACCGGGATGTCTGCCTCACGTTTGGCTACAACACCGCCGTGTTCAACATCATCCAGCGACTCAAGCGCATCCCCAACATCATCAACATGGATGGAATCGAGTGGTCGCGAGCGCGGTGGGGCAAGGGCCGGCAAGCGATTCTTTGGGTCAACGAGCGCATCGCCTGCTGGGTAGGAAACAGTCTGATTGCCGATCATCCTGTGATCGAGCAGTATCTCGCGACCCGAGCGCGACGGTCGAAACTCATCACAATCACGTATGGCGCCCACGCCGTGGAGCAGGCTGACCCGCTCCCCGTGACGAGCAGGGGCCTGACGCCGGGGCACTATCTAACCCTCATCTGCCGCCCGATTCCCGAGAACTCCATCCTCGAGCTGGTGACCGCGTTCTCCCGAGAAGAACGCGGTCACCAGCTCGCGATCTTCGGCACGTATGACGACAGCGATCCCTACGCTCGTGCTGTGCGCGAAGCGGCGAGCGATGAAGTTGTCTTCGTCGGGCCGATCTACGAGCCACATGAGGTGGCGTCTCTTCGATTCCACAGTCTCGGTTATCTGCACGGTCACACGGTCGGCGGCACTAACCCATCACTCGTCGAAGCAATGGCGGCGGGCAATGCGGTGATTGCGCACGACAATGCCTACAACCGGTGGGTGGCGGGCGACGGCGCTCTCTACTTCAGCGATGTGGATGACGCTGCCGAACATATTTCGACTCTGCTAGGTTCGCCGCAACAGCGGCACGCACTCGCCGCCGCAAGCCGAAGTAGGCACCTGACGGAGTTCACCTGGGAGCACGTTGCGGGGCAGTACGAAGATGTGCTGAAGCTTTACGTTGACGCGCCCCCTTTGGTGCCGCCGTTCGAAGATTCGGCACAACCATCTCAGCAACCCGCTGAGGTGCACGAGCGAGAAGAACCTCGGGAGAAGTCCGCATGA